One segment of Macrotis lagotis isolate mMagLag1 chromosome 1, bilby.v1.9.chrom.fasta, whole genome shotgun sequence DNA contains the following:
- the FNDC11 gene encoding LOW QUALITY PROTEIN: fibronectin type III domain-containing protein 11 (The sequence of the model RefSeq protein was modified relative to this genomic sequence to represent the inferred CDS: deleted 1 base in 1 codon) — protein MPPGLHSNRLFSLASPGSLGRLATLQPCGSALLPRLRQVPRVPSLQSPEKMSFGAMDLGLNRMKLGSPQSLQSLEEEQQPETEAWRTYIDRRNILREFLTSDLSPHLLKRHHARMELLKKCSYYIEILPKHLALGDQNPLMLPSTMFQLIDPWKFQRMKKVGTAQTKIQLLLLSDLLEQLDRGRAKLVALLESHDTLPFLSCWDTVEQRLADLSAVMDNFIAMMVPGRLHIKHRLVSDIGATKIPHIRLMLSTKMPVMFDRKESVAHHDWASLRWFVTIQPAVPEQFELRFKLLEPRSQQERVQCGVIPVATCTFDIRNLLPSRTYKFTVKRAESYTLVYEPWRDSLTLKTKPAPPEGAHTPESRANLACP, from the exons ATGCCTCCGGGTCTCCATAGCAACCGCCTCTTTTCTTTGGCC AGTCCTGGGAGCCTGGGGCGTCTGGCCACACTCCAGCCCTGTGGCTCTGCTCTGCTTCCGAGGCTGCGGCAAGTCCCTAGGG TTCCCTCCTTGCAGAGCCCTGAAAAGATGAGCTTTGGGGCAATGGACCTGGGCCTAAACAGGATGAAACTGGGCAGCCCACAGAGCCTCCAGTCTCTAGAGGAGGAGCAGCAGCCAGAGACTGAGGCCTGGAGGACATACATAGATCGGAGGAACATTCTCCGGGAGTTCCTGACCTCGGACCTGAGCCCCCACCTCCTGAAACGTCACCATGCCCGGATGGAGCTGCTAAAAAAGTGCTCCTACTACATCGAGATCCTCCCAAAGCACCTGGCCCTAGGTGACCAGAACCCCCTGATGCTGCCTAGCACCATGTTCCAGCTTATTGACCCCTGGAAATTCCAGCGCATGAAGAAAGTGGGTACAGCCCAGACCAAGATCCAGCTGCTTCTGCTCAGTGACCTACTGGAACAGCTGGACAGAGGGCGGGCCAAACTGGTGGCCCTCTTGGAATCACATGACACGCTCCCCTTCTTGTCTTGTTGGGACACAGTGGAGCAGCGGCTGGCAGACTTGTCAGCAGTGATGGACAACTTCATAGCCATGATGGTACCAGGTCGTCTGCACATCAAACATCGTTTGGTGTCAGACATTGGTGCCACCAAGATCCCCCACATACGGTTGATGCTTAGCACCAAGATGCCGGTGATGTTTGACCGCAAGGAATCAGTGGCACACCATGATTGGGCAAGCCTACGCTGGTTTGTGACAATCCAGCCAGCTGTGCCTGAGCAATTTGAGCTCCGTTTCAAGTTGTTGGAGCCCCGGAGTCAGCAGGAGCGGGTGCAGTGCGGTGTCATCCCTGTGGCCACCTGTACATTTGATATCCGAAACCTGCTGCCCAGCCGCACCTACAAGTTCACAGTCAAGAGGGCTGAGAGCTACACACTTGTGTATGAGCCGTGGAGGGACAGCCTCACCTTGAAAACCAAGCCAGCACCCCCAGAGGGGGCTCACACCCCAGAGAGCAGGGCCAACCTGGCCTGCCCCTAA
- the LOC141505014 gene encoding Golgi-resident adenosine 3',5'-bisphosphate 3'-phosphatase-like translates to MAALGRRLPRPVWALLGLLLAAGGLWVLPALLGAAAGGRRLDLRELLALSVAAAEAGGRGVRAVREAGPDLQQRSKGRTQEGAEELLTAGDLQAHRRMASLWAGAFPGVRVISEEHDDAALDLSEPWDGKIPLEIQKMVPSGQTVPMERVTVWIDPLDATQEYTEGLLTYVTTMVCVAVDGKPVIGVIHKPFSRFTAWALVGHGANVSARESYSERSPRLIVSRSHAGTVRTFGQKAFGTNVNIIPAGGAGYKVLSLLNLNTAEQPDQADAYLHITFIKKWDICAGNAVLSALGGHMTTLDGKDIDYLDSPGNKDGLIASVGLDHLELVKKISGLGEQVKKE, encoded by the exons ATGGCCGCTCTGGGCCGGCGCCTCCCTCGCCCGGTCTGGGCCTTGCTGGGGCTGCTGCTGGCGGCCGGCGGCCTCTGGGTGCTGCCGGCCCTGCTCGGCGCGGCCGCGGGCGGGCGGCGCCTGGACTTGCGGGAGCTCCTGGCGCTGTCCGTGGCCGCGGCCgaggccgggggccggggggtgCGCGCCGTCCGGGAAGCCGGGCCGGACCTGCAGCAGAGAAGCAAAGGGCGAACCCAGGAGGGCGCGGAGGAGCTGCTCACGGCGGGGGACCTGCAGGCCCACCGCCGCATGGCCAGCCTGTGGGCCGGCGCCTTTCCCGGCGTCAGG GTCATTTCTGAGGAGCATGATGATGCTGCCTTGGACCTCTCAGAGCCTTGGGATGGAAAGATCCCCCTGGAAATCCAGAAAATGGTCCCAAGTGGCCAAACAGTGCCAATGGAGAGAGTGACCGTCTGGATTGATCCTTTGGATGCTACCCAGGAGTACACAG AGGGTCTCCTGACTTATGTGACCACAATGGTTTGTGTGGCAGTGGATGGGAAGCCAGTCATTGGAGTAATCCACAAGCCCTTTTCAAGGTTCACAG CTTGGGCACTGGTTGGACACGGAGCCAACGTGAGTGCCCGGGAGTCATACAGTGAGAGAAGTCCCCGACTTATTGTTTCCCGATCCCATGCTGGGACCGTGCGCACCTTCGGCCAGAAAGCTTTTGGGACAAACGTGAACATCATCCCTGCTGGGGGAGCAG GGTATAAGGTACTATCCCTCTTGAACCTCAACACTGCTGAGCAACCAGATCAAGCAGATGCCTACCTCCATATCACCTTCATCAAGAAGTGGGACATCTGTGCAGGGAATGCAGTACTCTCAGCCCTAGGAGGCCACATGACTACCCTGGATGGGAAGGACATTGATTACCTGGATTCCCCAGGGAACAAGGATGGATTGATTGCCAGTGTGGGTCTGGACCATCTGGAACTGGTGAAGAAAATTAGTGGGTTGGGGGAGCAGGTGAAAAAAGAGTAA